One Paroedura picta isolate Pp20150507F chromosome 16, Ppicta_v3.0, whole genome shotgun sequence genomic region harbors:
- the NTF4 gene encoding neurotrophin-4, whose translation MLILFHVMIPPLLCVTCAAPLPNNSALPNNTTEALWAEPPLGDWDLFSPRVTLSHHQPVDPPLLLLMEDSGTHPGQAANRTLKWRRSLEGAIRRGEMSVCDSVNVWVTDKRTAVDIRGKTVTVLSEVQTLTGPLKQYFFETKCNPAGGTVGGCRGVDRRHWISECKAKQSYVRALTMDSDKIVAWRWIRIDTSCVCTLLTRTGRT comes from the coding sequence ATGCTTATTCTGTTTCATGTCATGATCCCCCCACTGCTCTGTGTCACCTGCGCTGCACCCCTCCCCAACAACAGTGCCCTCCCCAACAACACTACTGAGGCCCTCTGGGCTGAACCCCCCCTTGGGGACTGGGACCTCTTCTCTCCACGCGTCACCCTTTCCCACCACCAGCCAGTTGACCCACCCCTGCTCCTTCTCATGGAGGACTCCGGCACCCACCCGGGACAGGCTGCTAACAGGACGCTGAAATGGAGACGGTCCCTGGAGGGGGCCATACGGCGGGGGGAAATGTCGGTGTGTGACAGCGTCAACGTCTGGGTGACAGACAAGCGTACAGCAGTGGACATTCGTGGCAAAACCGTGACGGTCCTTTCGGAGGTTCAGACGCTGACGGGTCCACTCAAGCAATATTTCTTCGAGACCAAGTGTAATCCCGCGGGGGGCACAGTGGGTGGCTGTCGTGGTGTAGATCGACGCCACTGGATCTCCGAGTGCAAGGCTAAGCAGTCGTACGTGAGGGCGCTCACTATGGATTCTGACAAGATTGTGGCCTGGCGCTGGATCAGAATCGACACTTCCTGTGTCTGCACTCTCCTCACCCGCACTGGCCGGACGTAG